DNA sequence from the Pseudoduganella plicata genome:
GAAGCCCGTCAGGTTGTTGAAGTCGATGGCGCCCGTCACGCGCTGCTGGTTGGTGATGTTGCGGCCGAACGCCGCCACTTCATACTTGCCGCCCGCCCAGTTGTAGCCCACGCGCAGGCCGCCTTCCGTCAGCGCCTTGCCCTCGAACTCGGCCGCTTCGTACAGGAAGAAGTTGACCTTGCTGCGGTACGACCAGTCGGTCAGCACGAACAGGTTGCCTTCCGCCAGCGGCCAGTTGTAGCGCGCGGACAGGTTGACGATCCACTTCGGCGCCTGCGGCAGCGGATTGCCGTCGATGACGACGCGGCCGGCGGCGTTGATCGGGTTCGTGATCGTGCACTGCGCGCACTTGTTCACGGACAGCGAAGGATCGCGGATCTCGGTGAAGTTGTAGCTCGTGCTGGCGGCGATCTTGAAGTCCGGCGTGACGAAGCCTTCGATCTCGGCCTCGATGCCGCGGCCCTTGGTCTTGGCTGCGTTGATCAGGGCCGTGACGTTCGAATTGCCGCCGACGACCGTCAGCTGCTGGTTCTTGACGTCGTAGTCGTACACGGACAGCGAAGCGCGTGCGCGGCGGTTCAGCAGGTCGGCCTTGACACCGGCTTCGTACGACGTGATCGTTTCCGCATCGGCGACGGTGATCGGCACGGAGGCCGACGGTGCCGCGATGCTCGGTGCGCGGAAGCCGGTGGCGACGCGGGCATACAGCGACACGTCCGGCGTCAGCGTGTAAGTACCGGACAGGTCCCAGTTCGCCTTGTGCTTGCTGGTGCTGACGGATGCTGGTCCGATCAGCGTGACGTTGGTCGCTTCCAGCGTCGCGAAGTCCTTCTTGTCGTTCGTGTAGCGCAGGCCGCCGCGCAGCGTGAAGGCGTCGGTGACGGCGTAGTTGACGGAGCCGAACGCCGCCCACGCCTTGTTCTGCTGGTTGCTGACGACGCGGCTGGTGCGTGCGCCGGCCGGGTTGTAGTTGTCGCTGCCGCCCGTTGCGTCTTCGTCGAAGTAATAGACGCCGGCCTGCCAGCTCATGGGGCCCGCCTTCTTCGACTCGACACGGAACTCCTGCGAATACTGCTTCAGGTCCGGCAGCACGGAAGCCGTCTCCACCTGGAACGGGATAAAGCCCGGGCCGGACGCCGGCGTGCCGCCGTCGATGTCGCCGCGGCTGTTGTAGCTGGAAATCGTCTCGTAACCCGTGATCGAGTACAGCTTGACGGCGCCCAGGTCCCACGACAGGCGCACGTTGCCGCCGCGCGTCGTCAGGTTCTGGTAGTTCTGGCCATTGGTGAACACGTTCTCGGCGTCGAAGCCGTCGACCAGCGAGTTGGTGCCCTTCTTGATGATATTGGCGCGGAACACGCGCGAGCTGCCCGCGGCGGTGCGCTGGTGCACGTTGAACAGCGCGTTGAACGTGCCGTTCGGCTGGTACAGCACCTGCACCCGTTCGGCGTGCTCGTTGTAGCCTTCCAGCGAATCCGGCTCGTGCGTGTAGGCGTTCGAGACGTAGTCGTCGCGGTGCTGGCGCAAGGTGGAGACGCGCAGCGCCCATTCGTTCGACAGCGGAATGTTGGCGGCGCCTTCCACGTTGACCGTGCCGTGCGAAGCCTGCGAGAAGTTGTAGTAGCCTTCGATGCCTTTCAGGCTGGGCTTGGCCGACTCGAACTTGACGACACCGGCCGGCGTGTTACGGCCGAACAGCGTGCCTTGCGGCCCGCGCAGCACTTCCACGTTGGCCAGGTCGAACATCGGGAAACCCTTCATGATCGGGTTTTCCTGGACGACGTCGTCGTAGATCAGCGAGACGGGTTGCGAGGCGAAGATCGAGAAGTCGGCATTGCCGTAGCCGCGGATATAGAAGCGCGGGAACACGCGGCCCGTGGACGATTCGATGTTCAGGCTGGGGACTTTACCGGACAGCACGCGGATGTCCTGGCCGCCGGACAGAATCACGTCCAGTTTTTCGTTCTGCAAGGTGGAGACGGAGACCGGCACCTCCTTGATGTTTTCCGCGCGGCGCTGGGCCGTGACGGTGACGGTTTCCAGCTGGCCGCTGGCCGGTTGCGCTGCCTGGGTGGCTTCCTGTGCCACCGCCGCCGTCATCGGCAGCATCGGGACCATCGCGGTAAGAGCGATCAGACGCTTGTGCATCCTGGAGAGTTTCATCTATTGCCTTCCTGGGTTATAAGAAAAGGGTATACAACGTCGTCTCCGCTCTTGTGCCGGATGCGGTCCCGCCGCGCGCAGCTTGTGGCCGCGCCGTATCGCCCATGTCTCGTGGTGCGCACGTTCCGATATTCTTGCCTTGCTGGTAAAGCTGTCTTTCCGTCACGCGTCCAGATATGAAAAAGCCGCGTAAAAACGCGGCTTTCGAATTCTGGCTCCCCGACCTGGACTCGAACCAGGGACCTGCGGATTAACAGTCCGTCGCTCTACCGACTGAGCTATCAGGGAAAAGAGGCCGCATTATATATGTCTGCGGCTGGGAAGCCAACTTTTTTTGCCAACATCGGGGACAGCCACCTTACATCTGGCGAAACAGGTGCGCATACAGGGGGCTGACGCGCACCTTCTCCGGGCGATGCCGCAGGGTGAGCGTCAGCTTGCCGGCGTCGTCGCGGGTGGCGGCAAGCACGCAGCCCGAATTGACGATGGTGCCGCGGTGGACCTGCCAGAACACGCGCTCGTCCAGTTGCGGCAGCAGCTCCTTCAGCGACGTGCGGATCAGCGCCTCGCCGTCGCTTGTCACGACGTTGACGTATTTGTCCAGCGCCTCGAAGTACACGACATCGGTCACGGGGATCATCCGCACCTGGTTGCCGACGGCGGCGCGGATCAGCGTCAGGCGTTCCGGCCGCGCCGCCGGTGCCGGTGCGGCGGGTGTCAGCGCGCGCAACTGCTCCATCAGTGTTTCCAGGGCGCCGCCGTCGGGCCGTGCGGGTTCCGTCTTCAGCCGCGCCTTCAGGCGTTCCACCGTGCGGGCCAGCCGCTCGTCGCTGACGGGCTTGAGTACGTAATCGGCCGCCGCGTTGTCGAAGGCGCGCACCGCATATTCGTCGTATGCCGTCACAAACACGACCTGTGGGAACGGGCGCGGGCCGGACCACTCGTCGGCCAGTTCCTCGGCCGCCTCCAGACCCGTCTTGCCGGGCATTTTGATATCGAGGAACAGCACTTCGGGCTGCAGCGCCAGCGCCTGCTCCAGCGCGGCCTGGCCGTGCGGGCACATGGCGACGATCTTCAGTTCGGGCCACAGGCGGCCCAGGGTCGCGGCCAGCGTGGCGGCCAGTATCGGTTCGTCTTCGGCAATCAGCGCGGTAATGGTCATCGGTTCACTCGTGTTTGTCCGGCATGGGAAGGGTAACGCGGGCGATGGCGCCGCCGCCGGGTGCCGCGTCCAGCGTCACGCCGGAACGCTCGCCGAACAGCGCCTTCAGGCGTTCGCGCGTATTCGACAGCCCGACGCTGGTGCCCTCCTTGCCTGGCCCCGCGTCGGGCCCGCGGCCGTTGTCGGTCACGGTCAGCAGCAGCAGGTCGCCTTCGCGGCGCGCTGCAATGCCGACATGGCCGCCCGCGATGGTGGGTTCGAGGCCATGGGCGATGGCGTTTTCCACCAGCGGCTGCAGCAGCATGGGAGGTATCCGTACAGTGCGCAGCGGCTCCGGCAGGTCGAACGAATAGCTCAGGCGCTCGCCCATGCGCACGGCCATCAGGCCCAGATAGGCGTCGAGCAGCGTGAATTCCTGCGCCAGCGGCGTGGCCTGAGAACGGGACGACGACAGCGTCCCGCGCAGGAACTGGATCAGCTGGTCCAGCATGCGCTGGGCGCGCGGCGGGTCGATGGCGATCAGTCCCTGCAGGTTGGCCAGGGTATTGAACAGCATATGCGGTTCGATCTGCGCCTGCAGCAGCTGCAACTGGGCCTGCAGCGCCTGGCGCTCGACCGCCTCGGCGCGCGCCCGTTCCTGGGCTGCGGCAGCCTCCGCACGGGCGAGCCGGTCGCGACCTGCGAAATACAGCGTGACGCCGCCCGTGGCCAGCAGCGTAAACAGCAGCATGCCACTGGTGCGCGTGGTACCCAGCGTGTGCAGCTGTTTCAATTCCATCCCCAGCAGCAGCCCTGCGAGCCGCGCGCCGAAGATCTGGCCGGCCGGCACGCCGACGGCAATGACGGCTCCGAATGCGAGCCAGTGCGGCCGCCTGCTCTCGCCCCACACGGCCAGGCGCACCCCGTCGATGATGCAGAACGAAATCGTGCCGATGCAGGCCGAGATGACGAGGCTTGCCAGGAAGTCGCTGCCGTCGCCGAAAGCGTATGTGACGATCAGCGCGCACAGGATGACCAGCCCGACCAGCGGAAAGGCATCCTTGCCGAGACGACGCCATGGGAACCGACTGCGCGCAGACGGAATCGTCGCGTCGGCAAGGACAGGTGAGTCGGACAGTGGCATCGGGGCTCTCGGCAGCGGTAAGGACTGCGCCATTCTGCGTCGCGCATACTGTTCTGGCAACGCCAGTGCGACGAAACTGCCACGCGGCACCGTCAACATGGTCTCCCACGGCGCCAATCGGCAAACGCGCCGGCACAGCCGCGTAGCAAAAACGCCACAACGAATAACGCTTATCTCGTTGCGCGCAGCTGATAGCGCTATCACGATTACCCCGTGCGACAGAGTGGAAACTTGCATCACAGCGCTCGCCCGACAGGCCGGGGAACGTACGACGATACTGCTCCGCACCATCGAGAATGCTTTACAAAACCGCATTCTTGTTGAAGACTATAGCGATACTGATAGCGCTATCTGCCATAACCACACCGCATGCAGGCAGACGAGGCGCAGTGAAGACCATCGCAAGTCAAGGCGCCCCGCCCCAAGGCGAAGACGCCGATCACACAAAAATGGAGACACTATGCGAACACCCCTTCCCCGGACCCTGATCTGGCTTGCCATCGCCAGCGCCTTCGCCCTGCCCGGTTCCGCCGTACACGCGCAGCAGGCTCCGACCGATGCCCCCGCGCCGGACAGCGCCGCCCAGGCAGCCGAACCGGCAGCGCCAGCACAAGAGGCCCCGCCTGCCGTGACAACGTCCGGCGCCTCCAGCGCAACGGAGGAAGCCACCACCGTCGTGCGCATCTCCGGCTCGCGCATCGTCGCGCGCGGCTTCACGCAGCCCACGCCGACGACCAGCCTGACGACGGCCGACCTGGAAAAGGCCGCGAAACCGAACCTGTTCAATACCCTGGCCGAACTGCCGGCGCTGCAGGGCAGCACGGGCCGCACCACCAGCACGAACAGCACCAGCAACGGCATCCAGGGCCTCAGTTCCCTCAGCCTGCGCGGCCTGGGCACGATCCGGACATTGACCCTGCTGGACGGCCAGCGCGTTGTCGGCGCCAACGTCACCGGGGTGACGGACGTCAGCCAGTTCCCGCAGCTGCTCGTCAAGCGGGTGGACGTGGTGACGGGTGG
Encoded proteins:
- a CDS encoding TonB-dependent receptor, which codes for MKLSRMHKRLIALTAMVPMLPMTAAVAQEATQAAQPASGQLETVTVTAQRRAENIKEVPVSVSTLQNEKLDVILSGGQDIRVLSGKVPSLNIESSTGRVFPRFYIRGYGNADFSIFASQPVSLIYDDVVQENPIMKGFPMFDLANVEVLRGPQGTLFGRNTPAGVVKFESAKPSLKGIEGYYNFSQASHGTVNVEGAANIPLSNEWALRVSTLRQHRDDYVSNAYTHEPDSLEGYNEHAERVQVLYQPNGTFNALFNVHQRTAAGSSRVFRANIIKKGTNSLVDGFDAENVFTNGQNYQNLTTRGGNVRLSWDLGAVKLYSITGYETISSYNSRGDIDGGTPASGPGFIPFQVETASVLPDLKQYSQEFRVESKKAGPMSWQAGVYYFDEDATGGSDNYNPAGARTSRVVSNQQNKAWAAFGSVNYAVTDAFTLRGGLRYTNDKKDFATLEATNVTLIGPASVSTSKHKANWDLSGTYTLTPDVSLYARVATGFRAPSIAAPSASVPITVADAETITSYEAGVKADLLNRRARASLSVYDYDVKNQQLTVVGGNSNVTALINAAKTKGRGIEAEIEGFVTPDFKIAASTSYNFTEIRDPSLSVNKCAQCTITNPINAAGRVVIDGNPLPQAPKWIVNLSARYNWPLAEGNLFVLTDWSYRSKVNFFLYEAAEFEGKALTEGGLRVGYNWAGGKYEVAAFGRNITNQQRVTGAIDFNNLTGFINEPRQWGVQVKGAF
- a CDS encoding LytR/AlgR family response regulator transcription factor, with the protein product MTITALIAEDEPILAATLAATLGRLWPELKIVAMCPHGQAALEQALALQPEVLFLDIKMPGKTGLEAAEELADEWSGPRPFPQVVFVTAYDEYAVRAFDNAAADYVLKPVSDERLARTVERLKARLKTEPARPDGGALETLMEQLRALTPAAPAPAARPERLTLIRAAVGNQVRMIPVTDVVYFEALDKYVNVVTSDGEALIRTSLKELLPQLDERVFWQVHRGTIVNSGCVLAATRDDAGKLTLTLRHRPEKVRVSPLYAHLFRQM
- a CDS encoding sensor histidine kinase; the encoded protein is MPLSDSPVLADATIPSARSRFPWRRLGKDAFPLVGLVILCALIVTYAFGDGSDFLASLVISACIGTISFCIIDGVRLAVWGESRRPHWLAFGAVIAVGVPAGQIFGARLAGLLLGMELKQLHTLGTTRTSGMLLFTLLATGGVTLYFAGRDRLARAEAAAAQERARAEAVERQALQAQLQLLQAQIEPHMLFNTLANLQGLIAIDPPRAQRMLDQLIQFLRGTLSSSRSQATPLAQEFTLLDAYLGLMAVRMGERLSYSFDLPEPLRTVRIPPMLLQPLVENAIAHGLEPTIAGGHVGIAARREGDLLLLTVTDNGRGPDAGPGKEGTSVGLSNTRERLKALFGERSGVTLDAAPGGGAIARVTLPMPDKHE